Genomic segment of Arachis hypogaea cultivar Tifrunner chromosome 11, arahy.Tifrunner.gnm2.J5K5, whole genome shotgun sequence:
ccaagagaaggcatccttaagagcaccaaaagcctttgagatactcttcctaacatgagaagcattgcaagggacagggccatctaaaactccctcattcctcagatacttcgccctcaatagagcgacccaaggcttgtcctgacaatgaaaaagttgccacaccaatttaccaagtaaatatatattaacacacgcaggatctctaacacccaggccaccaaatttttttggagtgatcacggtcctccaattaacaagagaaagacctttaccatcaacttgacccttccaaaggaactgtctcatcatagaagataatttatcgcaaacccaatttggaaaaaaagatacttgcatatgatagacaggaatggatgctgcaacagaattgatcaggcaaagtctccctgctttatttagaagccttcctttccaattagctaatCTTCCCCTCACCTTTTTAATCACCGAATAAAAAGAAGCCCTACTGGTACGGAAATGATTAATGTTAACTCCAAGATATCTTCCTAAGTCCAAAGCAAAACGTATTGaagaaacactagtaaaaatatctcttctacgagcaatcacatttttagaacaaaaagttTTAGACTTTTCAAGATTCATTTTCATGCCAGATGCCTTGCAAAAAATGTTAAGAGAATGCATGACCATTTGGACCTAACTCTTTGTAGCCTGACAGAAGAGTaagagatcatctgcaaacatcaaatgagaaaattttgggCTACCCCTAGTGACAGAAACTGGTTTCCACACACCCTCGACCACCTTATGAGATATATAGCAAGCAAGTCTTTTCATACAAAGCACAAATAAGTAAGGAGACATTGGATCGCCCTATCTAAGCCCGCTTCTAGGAGCAAAACtatccaatctattcccattccacataatagaaagagatgatgcACGAACACAagtcataatcaaattaacagtgatgataggaaaaccaaaagcaatgagagtactctccaaaaacctccaatccaccctatcataagctttttcaagatcaattttaaaagtaagagtaccttttttggattttgtgtgcttcatgaaattcagaatttcttgggccacaataatattatcaggagCACCACGACCCGGAATAAAACCTCCTTGTAAAGGACTAATAATATCTGGAAGAAAAGGCCGAAGCCGGTTAGTCAATACTTTggtgataattttataaacaacattACACAAGCTAATAGGCCTGAAATCATTCATAAAGGTAGAGTTATCAATTTTAGGAATAAGTACAATCAGAGTTTTCATGATGCTAGGATTTAAGAACTCTCCCAAAAAAGCGCTCCGGACAATATTCCAAATCTCAGTGCCTactatctcccaatattctttaaaaaaataagcttGAAAGCCATCTGGACCAGGAGCCTTAAAAGGGCTCATACTGAATACTGCTGACTTGACTTCCGCAAAAGAGACAGGGTCAATTAACCTAGCACAAGCCTCAGTGCTTAGAGTGGGCATCGGAACATCTCCTAAACAATCAACCTCAACCTCTTCCGTTGTACCAAAGAGATTCTTGTAAAAAGAGAGGGCTTCTTCATGGAGAATATCTGGATCAGTAGACTAAGACCCATCTCTAACATATAATCCATGTACTCTATTATGGTTTCTACGCACCAAagtctgaagatgaaagaatttagTGTTTCTATTCCCATACTTGACCCACTGCTCTCTAGATTTCTGGTACCAAAAAAGTTCCTCTTGCAATAAAAGCCTATTGTAATCTTCCCTCAGTTCAGCTTCATTAATTCTCAGAGATAACACATCGGTAACCTCCAAACGCCGTTGAATTTGATCAATCAGATATTCTAGCTTATTTTTTCGcacaaaaatatttccaaaaatctttgaGTTGAAGTCCAAAGAAGCCTGTTGAACCATCTTAAGCCTTTCAATAACGCCTCCAAACTCTTGATTCCAAGCCTTACTAATAACATGTTTATAAGAAGGATGTGTTGCCCACGCAGCTTGGAACCTAAAAGGACGAGAACCTTTCACTCTGGGGCTACCATGACAACGAACTAaaataggacaatgatcagaatGAAGCCTGCTAAGAATTTTAGAATAACCCTCAGAAAATATTGTCATCCACGCCTCATTAACTAGAGCTCTATCCAACCTTTTAGCCAAGTCCCTGCCAGCCTGAACTGCTCTATACCAATTATATCTCCTACCAGTCACTTTAAGATCAAAGAGCTCACAGTCATCTAGAGTAGTAGCTAATAGACTAGCTCTGTGAGAAGAAAGATAAGCACATGTACTCTCATCTGGTGCcacaatctcattaaaatcaccaacgaCCATCCATGGTCTATTATGGCCTGAATTAATAGAACGCAAATGATCCCAAAGCATACATCTTTTTTTGAATTGAGGACTCCCATATACTACACTACAAAGCCAAACTAAGTTACCCACACTCACTTTCACTGTGATACATTGGTCAATTTGATCAATAACCACACAAGAAGCATTAGCAATAGAAGATAGAAACAAATGCCACCCATATATCCTACTGCTTCCTCAATACCAACacaatgaaaacccaacttatcccaaaaattcttcaaattattaaacatggtatgagtctcaaagagaaagaagaaagatggtttATATATTCTCACCAAATTTTTGCAATGCACACGGGTCATTTTGTTAGACGCACCCCTCACATTCCAGGCTATGATATTGAAATTATCCATAAAAACAGCAAAAAGGGAGCTCCAATAACAAATCTGAGACTCAACATGATGTCCCTGTCTTCGACGATCCTGCCTTTAATGGACTCTCAAGTTGTAGCCCAATTTTCTTCGTCGAAACTTGCACCATACCCGCCATCGATACTCCATCCTTATCTACTGGTGAATTCTGCAAAGAGTTTGGGCGAGGACGCTTTCGCATAGTGCCATTTGTTGTCTCACCTTGCTGCTGATGATGAACATTGTGCCGAGTCCCCGAAGAAGCCACACTAACCGGTTTTCCAATATTGATGCCCCTGCTGAATTTTACTTTGGATCCAATAGCATGTGTTGTACGTTGGTGATTAGACATTGTCCAAGTATTGGTAGCCTTGTTAGGAGTCTTCTTTGCTTTTGGTTGGACCTGATGGGTGCTAGGAGAAGGCTTTTGACCCATTTTATACTTTTCTTTCCTAATCACTTGAGTCCAACCTTCCAAATCCCCATGTTGTGCATGGTCTACATGAACAGCATGCAAATCACTCTCCACCAAATCCGGGACAGTAATATTTACAGTCTCATCTCCAAGATTCTTGCCAAAATGAAAACTTTCCTTTTCCACATGTACTGGAttttttgaatttgagctttCTGGCTGCTTTGCTACATCACTGATCACCTTGGCATTAGTTCCTCCTCCTGCATTGCTGTCAGTTTTGCACACCTTCATATCATGGCCAAACTTGAGACAGGAGCCACAAATAAGGTGAAGACTTTCATATTCAACCTCATATTCAACACCTTCAACAAGAATCTTCTTAGTCACTGGCAATCCTAAATCTATCTGAACACAGGCTCGAGCATGTCGTCCTCTTTCAGCTAATTTTGTTGCCAAATCAATCTTAACTGGAATGCCAACTGCAGCCGCAACACGGAGCATTGCATCTTCTTGGTAGCACCAAATTGgtaatccaaaaattttaatccacgTTAAAGTTGCTCCAAAACAGTTTTCACTTGATCTAAACTCTTGATCCCAAGGCTTCACAGCCACATAATTTTCCTCGATCATCCATGGACCTCCTAAGAGAACCTTTTCTCGCTCCTCAGCCACATCAAACTTCACAAGAAAGTAGTCAAATTCCacgtccaataaatcaaaacctcCCTTAATCCTCCATACCGTTCAGAGTTTATGAGACAATGCAGTGTAGCTATAATGTTTACCTAGCACCTTAATCACTATAGCATCCTTATAAGGTTCTGCCAAGCAATTCTTAGCTTTTTGGATAAACGTGACACTCGGTGGCAAGAGATCTCCTTGCTTCCCAGAAACTACCGCAATGTTATCTCCCGATAAAGTTTCAACAAGTGAAAAAGCTTTAGCAATCTTGGAACCCACAACTTTGTCCCTGAAAGAAACCTTCAAAGGCTTAGAAACCCCTCCCGAAATATGATCCTCCTTTTTTCTCCTGATGCAATCCCTCCCccgctctcccccttatctcttccgcCGACATTATCGGCTGCCtcaccgtgtttcaccctcaaaGTCTCTTCCCCGCTCACTCCACCGCTCATCTTCGATTTTCAAAATTGTACAGAGTACGGAGTACGTACTCCCactaaaccctaatttttttATCCAAGTTGAATTTAGAAGCCTACGTAACAAAAAATgaatttgatttgattaatttatatACCATTTTTTCTTTGGAATATATTTTTATCGAGTTAATGTTTAATTTGGCTCATAAAATTTGAAGACAGAGTCAAAATAACTCTATAATTGGTTTAAATTAAACTCCAAAATTTAATTTGGTAGTCAAACCTATCATTATGGAATAAGACTTGCTACCAAGAGGTACTCCGTAGGTACTCCTGAGAGTAAGAGAGAACGAGAGAGAAGGCGATAGGGGTGGGAAAACACAGGGTGGGATTGTGTTAGACACTCACATAATGAAAAAGATTCGTGGATTTGGAATCGAAAAGAGTATCAACGTTTAGAAAAAGAATCATTTATAATTTTTGTGGACAATTTACCGGAAGATAGTTCGAAAGATGAGTTGTTTCACTTATTTAAGTAGACAGGGTGGATAACGACATATATCTGTCGCGTAATATGGACGGATCCACTTGTTTGATTTCATAAGGTATACTATGAAGGAAAGGGCACTAAAAACAATACAAGAGATGGACCGAATGCGATTACGAGGTAAAGAGATCTTTGTGGGAGAGGCTAAGTATTAGAGATAGCTTCATGATAAGGGAAAATATTTTACAGAAGATGCCGCTAATACCAGATATATTCATAAGAGTTTAATTGGCTATGGGAACCACCAAGTGACCGTGGTGGCTGGTTTGAACAGCGTGAAGCAGACAGAAGAGGCAAGTAGAATAGAATGCAACCTAGAGTTAGAGTTTGGCGTCCGTGCTAAATCACGGGAGATACCATTAAAGATGGGATGGGACATGGCAGCGGAGATGGTGACATAGGTGGCACTAGCTGACGAACAGGGAATGGATAGAAGGGTCATTTCCCTCAAAGAACTGGATGAATGGGGtacgaaaattttggtaaatttgaaaaaaaaagcaaCGGAAGCTCCTATAATTAGATCGATAGTTATGGGATTACATTTAATTGATGAAGACGCTGCTCCTGGGGTAAGGGGCCCAATAACGTAGATCAGCACACTAAAAAAAATATGTGTGATGTGGGCCAAAACCACATAAGCGCTCATGAGCTAGCTGACAGATTGGAGTAACCCAACCAGGATGTGGAACATGGGATGTACTTCCAGGTAGGAGCGTGGTGCCGCGTGGGGATGGGAAGGGGATTGGAGTTGATCACACTCATGTTGCTGCTACCATAAGGTACGACGGTGACTTCATCATGTTGTGC
This window contains:
- the LOC140176268 gene encoding uncharacterized protein; the encoded protein is MVVGDFNEIVAPDESTCAYLSSHRASLLATTLDDCELFDLKVTGRRYNWYRAVQAGRDLAKRLDRALVNEAWMTIFSEGYSKILSRLHSDHCPILVRCHGSPRVKGSRPFRFQAAWATHPSYKHVISKAWNQEFGGVIERLKMVQQASLDFNSKIFGNIFVRKNKLEYLIDQIQRRLEVTDVLSLRINEAELREDYNRLLLQEELFWYQKSREQWVKYGNRNTKFFHLQTLVRRNHNRVHGLYVRDGS